The Xenopus laevis strain J_2021 chromosome 5L, Xenopus_laevis_v10.1, whole genome shotgun sequence genome has a segment encoding these proteins:
- the LOC121393651 gene encoding multiple coagulation factor deficiency protein 2 homolog isoform X1: protein MEKTPFYFQSLGIFLLMIWNPVTSIPEDPKASHVPVFPSDIFHNKTIITDHHHLEDELKHEIGDINLDNVSEDELEFYYFTVHDFDHNKLLDGLEIMAALQDSLEHYLGDAFSKEDKMKHYIAMTDEVLQEDDLDKDGFLTFVEYMHSQKRTASPTTILDKNAKDKTGSKKSD, encoded by the exons ATGGAGAAAACACCTTTTTATTTTCAGTCCTTGGGGATATTTTTGTTAATGATTTGGAATCCAGTGACCAGCATCCCTGAAGACCCAAAGGCATCGCATGTACCCGTCTTTCCTTCCGACATCTTCCACAATAAAACTATCATCACAGACCATCA CCACCTTGAGGATGAACTGAAGCATGAGATTGGGGATATAAACTTGGATAACGTCTCTGAAGATGAACTGGAGTTCTATTACTTCAC TGTGCATGACTTTGACCACAACAAACTCCTGGATGGGCTGGAGATAATGGCTGCGCTACAGGACTCCCTTGAGCATTATCTTGGGGACGCATTTAGCAAGGAGGATAAAATGAAACACTATATAG CTATGACAGATGAAGTTCTGCAGGAAGATGATTTGGACAAAGATGGCTTTTTAACATTTGTGGAGTACATGCACTCTCAGAAGCGAACTGCCAGCCCCACCACCATTCTGGACAAGAACGCCAAGGACAAGACGGGCTCCAAGAAGAGCGACTGA
- the LOC121393651 gene encoding multiple coagulation factor deficiency protein 2 homolog isoform X2 → MKRESSSNLWSSSTFKYQSCNVGAKFCFQRNGMSILAAFNSHLEDELKHEIGDINLDNVSEDELEFYYFTVHDFDHNKLLDGLEIMAALQDSLEHYLGDAFSKEDKMKHYIAMTDEVLQEDDLDKDGFLTFVEYMHSQKRTASPTTILDKNAKDKTGSKKSD, encoded by the exons ATGAAAAGGGAGAGTTCTTCGAATTTATGGAGTTCGTCAACTTTCAAGTACCAATCCTGTAACGTCGGAGCTAAGTTTTGTTTCCAACGTAATGGAATGAGCATTTTAGCTGCATTTAACAG CCACCTTGAGGATGAACTGAAGCATGAGATTGGGGATATAAACTTGGATAACGTCTCTGAAGATGAACTGGAGTTCTATTACTTCAC TGTGCATGACTTTGACCACAACAAACTCCTGGATGGGCTGGAGATAATGGCTGCGCTACAGGACTCCCTTGAGCATTATCTTGGGGACGCATTTAGCAAGGAGGATAAAATGAAACACTATATAG CTATGACAGATGAAGTTCTGCAGGAAGATGATTTGGACAAAGATGGCTTTTTAACATTTGTGGAGTACATGCACTCTCAGAAGCGAACTGCCAGCCCCACCACCATTCTGGACAAGAACGCCAAGGACAAGACGGGCTCCAAGAAGAGCGACTGA